One Syntrophaceae bacterium DNA window includes the following coding sequences:
- a CDS encoding IS256 family transposase — MNDRLDRYLDEVGRSLADRRNGSYCRHLLTELGDIELRVPRSRKTSMIGVVRAYARRIGCVERMILACFVLGISTRKIAHALMPVLGEPVSATTVSRVARRLDAAVSAFHRRPLRRAYRFLLFDGVVLKRRTGAGASTRVVLVVLGVTAQGRKEIIDFRIAHAESQSAWEVFLTDLYRRGLTGEGLEMIITDGGRGLLAALPFVYPQVPLQRCWVHKTRNVLNYARKSDQAAMKKDLHAISHAASLREAQAVLQRFCRIWRPLYPKAVKSLMSHEEELLAFFRLPHPKLWPTIRTTNLIERRFREVRRRTRPWASSPIEPAWRESSMPSLPMRT; from the coding sequence GTGAACGACCGGCTGGACCGCTATCTCGACGAGGTGGGCCGCTCGCTGGCGGACCGGCGCAACGGCAGCTACTGCCGTCACCTGCTCACCGAGCTGGGGGATATCGAGCTGCGGGTGCCCCGGAGCCGCAAGACCAGCATGATCGGGGTGGTCCGGGCCTACGCCCGCCGCATCGGCTGCGTGGAGCGGATGATCCTGGCGTGCTTTGTCCTCGGGATCTCCACCCGCAAGATCGCCCACGCCCTGATGCCGGTTCTGGGCGAGCCCGTCAGCGCCACGACGGTGAGCCGGGTGGCCCGGAGGCTCGATGCGGCCGTGAGCGCCTTCCACAGACGGCCGCTGCGCCGAGCCTACCGGTTCCTGCTGTTCGACGGGGTGGTGCTCAAGCGCAGAACCGGAGCCGGGGCCTCCACGCGCGTCGTCCTGGTGGTCCTGGGGGTGACGGCCCAGGGCCGCAAGGAGATCATCGACTTCCGGATCGCCCACGCCGAGTCACAGAGCGCCTGGGAGGTCTTCCTCACGGATCTGTATCGACGGGGACTCACGGGCGAGGGGCTCGAGATGATCATCACCGACGGGGGCCGGGGCCTGCTGGCCGCCCTGCCCTTTGTCTATCCGCAGGTGCCCCTGCAGCGCTGCTGGGTGCATAAAACCCGCAACGTCCTCAACTACGCCCGCAAGAGCGACCAGGCCGCCATGAAGAAGGACCTGCACGCCATCAGCCATGCCGCCTCTCTGCGCGAGGCCCAAGCCGTCCTGCAGCGCTTCTGCCGCATCTGGCGCCCGCTCTATCCCAAGGCCGTCAAGAGCCTCATGAGCCACGAGGAAGAACTCCTGGCGTTCTTCCGGCTGCCCCATCCCAAGCTCTGGCCCACGATCCGGACCACCAACCTCATCGAACGCAGATTCCGCGAGGTCCGCAGGAGAACCCGCCCATGGGCGTCTTCTCCGATCGAACCAGCATGGAGAGAATCCTCTATGCCATCTTTACCCATGAGAACCTGA
- a CDS encoding acetolactate synthase large subunit, whose amino-acid sequence MNGAEALLKTVEAAGIDACFANGGTTEMPMILAFDAITGIRPLLGLFEGVCSGAADGYGRMKEKPALCLLHLGPGLANGVANLHNAKRARTPVLNVIGEHASWHVKADAPLAMDIEGLCRTFSGWQRTVRSVESIARDTADAVEASLRGQVASLIVPCDLQWKEYRGGIPAVHGPVPDPPDRGVIESAARMLKSASKTALIMNGRALRRRGLAAAGRIKAAVGCDLFCINFPAYVDRGAGTVPVARVPYFPEPAAAALAPYGAVVLAGTDQPVNFFGYEGQWSHPVARDVPKLRIDRDPQDAAETLEALADELGAPGPVVAGLKVPEVPSGRLTPEKACLTLAALQPEGTIIMDEGLTASMTYFPLGATLPPHSYFMLTGGAIGQGMPSATGASVACPDRPVINLQADGSAMYTVQSLWTQAQAGLNVTTLICSNRSYNIINVELQRAGITNPGPRARAFTDLGNPPIDWPSLSRGLGVPGVAVDTAEDLARELKKALGEPGPHLIEMVL is encoded by the coding sequence ATGAACGGCGCGGAAGCCCTGCTGAAGACCGTCGAGGCGGCCGGCATCGACGCCTGCTTTGCCAACGGCGGCACGACGGAGATGCCCATGATCCTGGCCTTCGATGCCATCACGGGGATCAGGCCCTTGCTGGGCCTTTTCGAAGGCGTGTGCTCGGGCGCGGCCGACGGCTACGGCCGCATGAAGGAAAAGCCCGCCCTTTGCCTCCTGCACCTCGGGCCGGGGCTCGCCAACGGGGTCGCCAACCTGCACAACGCCAAGAGGGCCCGCACGCCCGTGCTCAACGTCATCGGCGAGCACGCCTCGTGGCACGTCAAGGCCGACGCCCCCCTGGCCATGGACATCGAGGGCCTCTGCCGGACCTTCTCGGGGTGGCAGCGCACGGTCCGTTCCGTCGAGAGCATCGCGCGGGACACGGCCGATGCCGTCGAGGCGTCCCTGCGTGGGCAGGTCGCCAGCCTCATCGTCCCCTGCGACCTCCAGTGGAAGGAGTACCGGGGCGGCATCCCCGCCGTGCACGGCCCGGTGCCCGATCCGCCCGACCGGGGCGTGATCGAATCCGCCGCGAGGATGCTGAAGTCGGCGTCCAAGACGGCGCTCATCATGAACGGCCGCGCCCTGCGGCGCCGCGGACTCGCGGCGGCCGGCCGCATCAAGGCCGCCGTGGGCTGCGACCTCTTCTGCATCAACTTCCCCGCCTATGTCGACCGGGGCGCCGGCACCGTGCCCGTCGCCCGCGTGCCCTATTTCCCCGAGCCTGCGGCGGCCGCTCTTGCCCCCTACGGCGCCGTTGTGCTCGCGGGGACGGACCAGCCGGTCAACTTCTTCGGCTACGAGGGCCAGTGGAGCCACCCCGTCGCCCGTGATGTCCCCAAGCTTCGCATCGACAGGGATCCACAGGACGCCGCCGAAACGCTCGAGGCGCTCGCCGACGAGCTGGGGGCGCCGGGACCGGTCGTGGCGGGACTCAAGGTCCCCGAGGTCCCGTCAGGAAGGCTGACACCCGAGAAGGCCTGTCTCACCCTGGCGGCCCTCCAGCCGGAGGGCACCATCATCATGGACGAGGGCCTCACGGCCTCCATGACGTACTTCCCGCTGGGCGCAACGCTGCCTCCCCACAGCTACTTCATGCTCACCGGCGGCGCCATCGGCCAGGGCATGCCCTCGGCCACGGGGGCGTCCGTCGCCTGTCCGGACAGGCCCGTCATCAACCTGCAGGCCGACGGCAGCGCCATGTACACCGTCCAGTCCCTCTGGACGCAGGCCCAGGCCGGGCTGAACGTGACGACGCTCATCTGCTCGAACCGCAGCTACAACATCATCAACGTGGAGCTGCAGCGGGCGGGGATCACGAACCCGGGGCCCAGGGCGCGCGCGTTCACGGACTTGGGGAACCCGCCCATCGACTGGCCGAGCTTGAGCAGGGGACTGGGCGTGCCCGGTGTCGCCGTCGACACGGCCGAGGATCTGGCCCGGGAGCTGAAAAAGGCCCTCGGCGAGCCCGGCCCGCACCTTATCGAGATGGTCCTGTAA
- a CDS encoding CoA transferase, whose translation MLALEGIKVLDLSNYVPGALCTMILGDFGAEVIKVEPAKAFPMADMGYSPGGKDKEREAAYFALNRNKKCIGLNLRSDEGRRIFHRMAQEADVVIEGYRPGVVERLGVDYRAISEINPRIVYCSLSGYGQDGPYRLFSGHDINYISLAGVLGLIGPKDGPPSVPLNIIADFAGVSLYGAVGILLALMARGKTGKGQYIDHTYMEGAIHLITWFTHRFFMDGTVMRRGESWAMGAYPHYAVYETRDGKYLSIGCLEPHFWDNLCKAIGKEEYMPAKWSMDMTFRAPDAKMLEIRAGLEKVFLSKTRDEWFDLLSRQDIPVGKVYDIGEVFSDPQVVHRKMVIELEHPKLGRVKQVGILPKLSETPGQVRRFAPVHGEHTDEILSSLGYSAEEIGKLRSDGTVG comes from the coding sequence ATGCTGGCGCTCGAAGGCATCAAGGTTCTCGACCTGTCGAATTATGTCCCCGGTGCGCTCTGCACCATGATCCTGGGCGATTTCGGCGCCGAGGTCATCAAGGTGGAGCCGGCCAAGGCCTTCCCGATGGCGGACATGGGGTACTCGCCGGGCGGAAAGGACAAGGAGAGGGAGGCCGCCTACTTCGCGCTCAACCGCAACAAGAAGTGCATCGGCCTCAATCTCCGGTCCGACGAGGGGCGGAGGATCTTCCACCGGATGGCTCAGGAGGCCGACGTGGTCATCGAGGGCTACCGGCCGGGCGTCGTGGAGCGTCTCGGCGTCGATTACAGGGCGATCAGCGAAATCAACCCGCGCATCGTCTACTGCTCGCTTTCGGGCTACGGTCAGGACGGTCCTTACCGCCTGTTCTCGGGTCACGACATCAACTACATTTCACTGGCCGGCGTCCTCGGCCTCATCGGGCCGAAGGACGGTCCCCCGTCCGTCCCGCTCAACATCATCGCCGACTTCGCCGGCGTGTCGCTCTACGGGGCCGTCGGGATCCTCCTGGCCCTCATGGCCCGGGGGAAAACGGGCAAGGGCCAATACATCGACCACACCTACATGGAAGGGGCCATCCATCTCATCACGTGGTTCACCCACCGGTTCTTCATGGACGGCACCGTGATGCGGCGCGGCGAGTCGTGGGCCATGGGGGCCTACCCGCACTACGCCGTCTACGAAACCCGGGACGGCAAATACCTCAGCATCGGCTGCCTGGAGCCGCATTTCTGGGACAACCTGTGCAAGGCCATCGGCAAGGAGGAGTACATGCCGGCCAAGTGGTCCATGGACATGACATTCCGGGCCCCCGACGCAAAGATGCTCGAGATCCGCGCCGGGCTCGAGAAGGTGTTTCTGTCGAAGACGCGCGACGAGTGGTTCGACCTGCTGTCGCGGCAGGACATTCCCGTCGGGAAGGTCTACGACATCGGTGAGGTCTTCAGCGATCCCCAGGTGGTCCACCGGAAAATGGTGATCGAACTCGAGCACCCGAAACTGGGCAGGGTGAAGCAGGTCGGGATCCTGCCGAAGCTCTCCGAAACCCCGGGGCAGGTGAGGCGTTTCGCCCCGGTGCACGGGGAACACACGGACGAGATCCTCTCCTCCCTGGGCTATAGCGCCGAGGAGATCGGGAAGCTGCGCAGCGACGGGACGGTAGGATGA
- a CDS encoding DUF853 domain-containing protein, translated as MASQPPPILVAKATDEIYLYPKMANRHGLIAGATGTGKTVTLRVLAEQFSNMGVPVFMADVKGDLSGLAKPGGDNPKIADRVRDLKLDGFAYEGYPVAFWDVFAERGHPVRTTVSEMGPLLLSRILNLNETQAGVLNIVFKIADDNGLLLLDFKDLRAMAQYVGDNASQFKVQYGNISSASIGAIQRNLLVIGEQGGDRFFGEPALDINDLMQADAKGRGMINILVADRLMQSPRVYATFLLWLLSELFERLPEVGDPPKPKLVFFFDEAHLLFEDIPKVLQDKIEQVVRLIRSKGVGVYFITQNPLDIPDTVLGQLGNRVQHALRAYTPRDQKAVKAAAETFRANPRLDTTKAILELGVGEALVSMQDEKGVPTMVERAWIVPPRSSLTPLQPNEIAGIVRASVLYGTYEKTVDRESAYEKLTARAEKAAAEAPAAPARKEAKSGTEVLVGALAKSAAHAIGSQIGRQIIRGVLGSLFGKK; from the coding sequence ATGGCTTCGCAACCGCCCCCCATCCTTGTCGCCAAGGCAACGGACGAGATATACCTTTACCCGAAGATGGCCAACCGCCACGGCCTGATCGCCGGGGCCACGGGCACCGGGAAAACGGTCACCCTGCGGGTGCTGGCCGAGCAGTTCAGCAACATGGGTGTGCCCGTCTTCATGGCCGACGTGAAGGGGGACCTGTCGGGTCTCGCGAAGCCCGGCGGGGACAACCCCAAGATCGCCGACCGGGTCAGGGACCTGAAACTCGACGGGTTTGCCTACGAGGGATACCCCGTTGCCTTCTGGGACGTCTTTGCCGAGAGGGGTCACCCCGTCCGCACGACCGTCTCCGAAATGGGCCCGCTGCTTCTCTCCCGGATTCTCAACCTCAACGAGACCCAGGCCGGCGTGCTCAACATCGTTTTCAAGATCGCCGACGACAACGGTCTTCTCCTGCTCGACTTCAAGGACTTGCGCGCCATGGCCCAGTACGTGGGCGACAACGCGAGCCAGTTCAAGGTCCAGTACGGCAACATCTCCTCGGCCAGCATCGGGGCGATCCAGCGCAACCTCCTCGTCATCGGGGAGCAGGGCGGCGACAGGTTCTTCGGCGAGCCCGCCCTCGACATCAACGACCTCATGCAGGCCGACGCGAAGGGCAGGGGCATGATCAACATCCTGGTCGCCGACCGGCTGATGCAGTCACCCAGGGTCTACGCCACCTTCCTGCTGTGGCTTCTGTCGGAGCTCTTCGAGCGGCTCCCCGAGGTGGGCGATCCGCCGAAGCCCAAGCTCGTCTTCTTCTTCGACGAGGCGCACCTGCTCTTCGAGGACATCCCGAAGGTTCTCCAGGACAAGATCGAGCAGGTCGTGCGTCTCATCCGATCCAAGGGGGTCGGGGTCTACTTCATCACGCAGAACCCTCTGGACATCCCCGACACCGTCCTGGGACAGCTCGGAAACCGCGTCCAGCACGCCCTGCGGGCCTACACGCCGCGGGACCAGAAGGCCGTGAAGGCCGCAGCCGAGACCTTCCGGGCCAATCCCAGGCTCGACACGACGAAAGCCATCCTGGAGCTCGGCGTGGGCGAGGCCCTCGTGTCCATGCAGGACGAGAAGGGGGTCCCCACCATGGTTGAGCGGGCCTGGATCGTGCCCCCGCGCAGCAGTCTCACCCCCCTGCAGCCCAACGAGATCGCGGGCATCGTCAGGGCATCCGTTCTGTACGGGACGTACGAGAAGACCGTCGACCGGGAATCGGCCTACGAGAAGCTTACGGCCAGGGCGGAGAAGGCCGCCGCCGAGGCCCCAGCCGCCCCCGCCAGAAAGGAGGCCAAGTCCGGAACGGAGGTCCTCGTGGGGGCCCTGGCCAAGAGCGCGGCGCACGCCATCGGAAGCCAGATCGGCCGGCAGATCATTCGCGGCGTCCTGGGCTCGCTGTTCGGCAAGAAATGA
- a CDS encoding MBL fold metallo-hydrolase — MALHVEQFRYGRDNLGYLIFGRSEAMAVDGGAWREILDFTDRYHLALRYVTHTHRHHDHLEGSEELLEKSGARLLLFQDLQDGSIITLDGEPVHVYRTPGHSIDSVCFHAGRYLLSGDTLFTGTIGNCFSGDLRAFYESVRRLMALPEDTVIFPGHDYRALAVAFARSLEPANRDLDAYMDGHEPDCVRSLLQEELKVNPYLRFNDPAIVGILRDRGLPVGTEWERWQSLMAIEE, encoded by the coding sequence ATGGCCCTGCACGTCGAACAGTTCCGATACGGGCGCGACAACCTGGGGTATCTCATCTTCGGCCGGTCCGAGGCCATGGCCGTCGACGGGGGGGCCTGGCGGGAGATCCTCGATTTCACGGACCGTTATCACCTGGCGCTGCGCTACGTGACCCACACCCACCGCCACCACGACCATCTGGAGGGCAGCGAGGAACTCCTCGAAAAATCGGGGGCCCGCCTCCTGCTGTTCCAGGACCTGCAGGACGGTTCCATCATCACCCTTGACGGGGAACCCGTCCATGTGTATCGTACGCCCGGCCATTCAATCGACTCGGTCTGTTTCCATGCGGGACGATACCTGCTCTCGGGCGACACGCTCTTCACCGGGACGATCGGCAATTGCTTCTCGGGCGACCTCCGGGCCTTCTACGAATCCGTGCGGAGGCTCATGGCCCTCCCGGAAGACACGGTGATCTTTCCCGGGCACGATTACAGGGCGCTGGCCGTTGCCTTTGCACGCAGCCTGGAGCCCGCCAACAGGGACCTCGATGCCTACATGGACGGCCATGAACCCGATTGCGTCCGCTCCCTGCTCCAGGAAGAATTGAAGGTGAACCCCTACCTGCGGTTCAACGACCCGGCCATCGTCGGCATTCTCAGGGACAGGGGGCTTCCCGTCGGCACGGAGTGGGAGCGGTGGCAATCGCTCATGGCGATCGAGGAGTGA
- a CDS encoding GNAT family N-acetyltransferase has translation MPTRAVQVHYACLAEPTPGQVGDVLALYLLQGWWGPTSGRDRETAEAIIRGSHCFVVAEAEGRVIGMGRALSDRVSDAYIQDVVVEPSFRGRGIGRRIVEELVHRLRQDGIEWIGLGAEAGTHDFYRRAGFTELPGCIVMLKKDP, from the coding sequence ATGCCAACGCGCGCCGTCCAAGTCCATTACGCATGCCTAGCGGAGCCGACCCCCGGGCAGGTCGGGGACGTGCTGGCGCTTTATCTCTTGCAGGGCTGGTGGGGCCCGACGTCGGGCAGGGACCGCGAAACGGCCGAGGCCATCATCCGGGGCAGCCACTGCTTCGTCGTCGCCGAGGCGGAAGGGCGGGTCATCGGGATGGGAAGGGCCCTCAGCGACAGGGTCAGCGATGCCTATATCCAGGATGTCGTCGTGGAACCCTCGTTCCGGGGCCGGGGGATCGGGCGCCGGATCGTGGAGGAGCTGGTGCACCGTCTCCGGCAGGACGGCATCGAATGGATCGGTCTCGGGGCCGAGGCGGGGACGCACGATTTCTACCGGAGGGCCGGGTTCACGGAGCTGCCGGGCTGCATCGTCATGCTGAAGAAGGACCCATGA
- a CDS encoding DUF2156 domain-containing protein: MNFKKLQIADYRSLEPYFDPMPYRLSVYSLPSLIAWGDCVFETHYAVAGDLLVIANESRLRPDDRHLILPISPGGDPSPERLRSLARESGFDRYWCACGDYVERHRQGLESVFHIEEQAEFEDYVYLAEDLAALRGNRFVRKRNLIHQFEREFMRNGSRALVEPITRESVPECLAFLEAWCAQRDCDVDGDTDLACERRAVITSLEHLDALGLRGILVRLDGRVSAFGIAARLNGDTGILSYEKAFSDVKGLYQFLDRECARRLFAGCRYINKESDMSLPNLAAMKRSYHPVLRVKSYKLTLK; this comes from the coding sequence ATGAATTTCAAGAAGCTGCAAATAGCCGATTACCGGTCGCTCGAGCCGTATTTCGACCCGATGCCCTACCGCCTGAGCGTCTACAGTCTGCCGTCGCTCATCGCCTGGGGCGACTGCGTCTTCGAGACGCATTACGCCGTTGCGGGCGATCTCCTCGTGATCGCCAACGAGTCGCGGCTTCGGCCGGATGACCGGCATCTGATCCTCCCGATATCCCCCGGGGGCGACCCGTCGCCCGAGCGCCTGCGCTCCCTTGCCCGGGAGAGCGGCTTTGACCGCTACTGGTGTGCCTGCGGCGACTATGTCGAGAGGCACCGCCAGGGGCTGGAGTCGGTGTTTCACATCGAGGAGCAGGCGGAGTTCGAGGACTACGTCTACCTGGCGGAGGACCTCGCGGCGTTGAGGGGCAACCGGTTCGTGCGCAAGCGAAACCTCATCCACCAGTTCGAGCGGGAATTCATGCGAAACGGCAGCCGGGCCCTCGTGGAGCCGATCACGAGGGAAAGCGTCCCGGAGTGCCTCGCCTTCCTCGAGGCCTGGTGCGCGCAGCGGGACTGCGATGTCGACGGGGACACCGATCTGGCCTGCGAGCGGCGGGCCGTGATCACGTCCCTGGAGCATCTCGATGCCCTCGGTCTCAGGGGGATCCTGGTCCGCCTGGACGGCAGGGTGAGCGCCTTCGGCATCGCCGCCCGTCTCAACGGGGACACGGGCATTCTGAGCTACGAAAAGGCATTCTCCGATGTCAAGGGGCTCTACCAGTTTCTCGACAGGGAGTGCGCAAGGCGGCTCTTCGCGGGATGCCGGTACATCAACAAGGAAAGCGACATGAGCCTGCCCAACCTCGCCGCGATGAAGAGGTCCTATCACCCGGTCCTGCGGGTCAAGTCCTACAAGCTCACATTGAAATAA
- a CDS encoding cytochrome C has translation MKTMKVTAGKRRIGFRAGLAMLAAVTLTCLPHTSSAAQDCRFCHDEPLYRVDFNRSVHAGNGCTSCHTGITNIEKHRDGKERPAPVNCGICHEKIAKEYLNNFHYIQEDFRCSDCHRNIHAIRKDPDKNVKLAIIRKCTECHSNDDYTASGHGEAVLRGNRDAADCSDCHGLHSTRVFHTSLEQYPVEAREFYTQKCKRCHADSVMMARNNLSDKMVAYYEGTYHGKVQELGYPAPVAGCGDCHTKHNILPKEDPRSSIHPANLEANCGRCHSGFHPRFLSYQAHPDYTDRQKYPALYFTFLFMGGLLVGTLAFFWLHTILWWRKVYWEHHRMEKEGIVPPSVVATGEGLQHVERFSVKYRIMHVLLVLSFFTLVLTGFPLKYADTEWAQTITRLWGGAHMSGLFHRGAALVLIIGMIYVTWESLKFLFPKGKGRQGWIDRLLGPDSLFPNLKDLQDLKGMFLWFFNKGEAPKFDRWTYWEKFDFLAVFWGMFAIGGSGILLWKPEWSSWIVPGWVLNIAALVHSEEALLAALFIFTIHFFNTHFIPNKFPMDRLIFTGTYRLEELKEQRPLEYERLVAEGRLESLKREHPSIPLKLISATFGLASLLLGLFLTVLIVWSLLFT, from the coding sequence ATGAAAACGATGAAGGTCACGGCAGGAAAGCGGCGAATCGGGTTTCGGGCGGGACTGGCCATGCTGGCGGCCGTCACGCTCACCTGCCTGCCGCACACGTCTTCCGCCGCCCAGGACTGCCGGTTCTGCCATGACGAGCCGCTCTACCGGGTCGACTTCAACCGGTCGGTCCACGCCGGCAACGGGTGCACGAGCTGCCACACGGGCATCACGAACATCGAGAAACACCGAGACGGCAAGGAAAGACCCGCCCCCGTCAACTGCGGCATCTGCCATGAGAAGATTGCGAAGGAGTACCTGAACAACTTCCACTACATCCAGGAAGACTTCCGCTGCAGCGACTGCCACCGCAACATCCACGCCATCCGCAAGGACCCGGACAAAAACGTCAAGCTCGCCATCATCCGGAAGTGCACCGAGTGCCACAGCAATGACGACTACACGGCCTCGGGCCACGGGGAGGCCGTCCTGAGGGGAAACCGGGACGCCGCCGACTGCTCGGACTGCCACGGCCTGCACAGCACCCGGGTGTTCCACACCTCGCTGGAGCAGTACCCCGTCGAGGCCCGGGAGTTCTACACCCAGAAGTGCAAGCGCTGTCACGCCGACAGCGTCATGATGGCGCGCAACAACCTCTCCGACAAGATGGTCGCCTACTACGAGGGCACCTACCACGGGAAGGTCCAGGAGCTGGGCTACCCGGCACCGGTGGCCGGCTGCGGCGACTGCCACACGAAGCACAACATCCTCCCGAAGGAGGACCCCCGCTCCAGCATCCACCCCGCGAATCTCGAGGCCAACTGCGGCCGCTGCCACTCGGGCTTCCACCCGCGGTTCTTGAGCTACCAGGCCCACCCGGACTACACGGACCGGCAGAAGTATCCCGCCCTGTACTTCACGTTCCTCTTCATGGGGGGGCTTCTCGTCGGGACGCTCGCCTTCTTCTGGCTCCACACGATCCTGTGGTGGCGGAAGGTGTACTGGGAGCATCACCGCATGGAAAAGGAGGGCATCGTGCCCCCCTCCGTCGTGGCGACCGGAGAAGGGCTGCAGCACGTGGAGCGCTTCTCGGTGAAATACCGGATCATGCACGTGCTGCTGGTGCTGTCCTTCTTCACGCTCGTCCTGACGGGCTTCCCGCTGAAGTATGCCGACACGGAATGGGCGCAGACGATCACCCGCCTCTGGGGCGGCGCGCACATGTCGGGCCTCTTCCATCGCGGCGCGGCCCTGGTGCTCATCATCGGCATGATCTACGTCACCTGGGAATCGCTCAAGTTCCTCTTCCCCAAGGGCAAGGGCAGGCAGGGCTGGATCGACCGTCTGCTCGGTCCCGACTCCCTCTTCCCGAACCTGAAGGACCTGCAGGACCTCAAGGGGATGTTCCTGTGGTTCTTCAACAAGGGCGAGGCCCCGAAATTCGACCGCTGGACCTACTGGGAGAAGTTCGACTTCCTGGCCGTCTTCTGGGGCATGTTCGCCATCGGGGGATCGGGGATCCTGCTCTGGAAGCCCGAGTGGTCCTCGTGGATCGTCCCCGGCTGGGTCCTGAACATCGCCGCCCTGGTGCACTCCGAGGAGGCGCTGCTGGCGGCCCTGTTCATCTTCACGATCCACTTCTTCAACACGCACTTCATCCCGAACAAGTTCCCGATGGACCGGCTCATCTTCACGGGGACCTACCGGCTCGAGGAGCTCAAGGAACAGCGGCCCCTGGAGTATGAGCGCCTCGTCGCCGAGGGGCGCCTCGAGTCCCTGAAGCGCGAACACCCGAGCATCCCGCTCAAGCTCATCTCGGCCACCTTCGGGCTGGCAAGCCTCCTGCTGGGCCTCTTCCTGACGGTGCTGATCGTGTGGTCGCTGCTGTTTACGTAG
- a CDS encoding sulfurtransferase, which translates to MVNAKRKVMVSLLALLLLLPAAAFAAEPFVTTEWLEANLSKVTVLDVRKVEEYNEGHIPGSINVFYGVWGIKKGVLLNELPSDDDLKDILSAAGIEPTTHVVVVSKAETMPFRTDATRVAWTLRYAGVENVSVLSGGIEKWIADKKPLSKEAVKPKAKPYRGKFNKQFFANKAQVTGALGKAVIVDVRPPEFYKGEKKLDFVPATGRIKGAVNLPPALLYNADGTFKTKAEIEAAAKPVVGTDLDKEIIVYCDTGKVCTNWWLALHDLLGYRNVKVYDGSSMEWLADPAAPKEP; encoded by the coding sequence ATGGTCAACGCAAAACGGAAAGTCATGGTGAGCCTGCTGGCCCTTCTCCTGCTGCTGCCCGCTGCGGCGTTTGCGGCGGAGCCGTTCGTCACGACGGAGTGGCTCGAGGCGAACCTGTCCAAGGTGACCGTCCTGGATGTCCGCAAGGTGGAGGAGTACAACGAGGGCCACATTCCGGGCTCCATCAACGTCTTCTACGGCGTCTGGGGCATCAAGAAGGGCGTGCTCCTCAACGAGCTGCCCTCCGACGACGATTTGAAGGACATCCTCTCGGCGGCGGGCATCGAGCCCACGACGCACGTGGTCGTCGTCTCGAAGGCCGAGACCATGCCCTTCCGCACCGACGCGACGCGGGTCGCCTGGACCCTGCGCTACGCCGGCGTGGAGAACGTCTCCGTCCTGAGCGGCGGCATCGAGAAGTGGATCGCCGACAAGAAGCCCCTCTCGAAGGAGGCCGTGAAACCCAAGGCGAAGCCCTACCGGGGCAAGTTCAACAAGCAGTTCTTCGCAAACAAGGCCCAGGTCACGGGCGCCCTCGGCAAGGCCGTGATCGTCGACGTCCGGCCGCCCGAATTCTACAAGGGCGAAAAGAAGCTCGACTTTGTGCCCGCGACCGGCCGCATCAAGGGCGCCGTGAATCTGCCCCCGGCCCTGCTCTACAATGCGGACGGGACCTTCAAGACCAAGGCGGAGATCGAGGCCGCCGCCAAACCCGTCGTGGGGACCGATCTCGACAAGGAGATCATCGTCTACTGCGACACGGGCAAGGTCTGCACGAACTGGTGGCTCGCCCTGCACGACCTGCTCGGCTACCGGAACGTGAAGGTCTACGACGGCTCCTCCATGGAGTGGCTGGCGGACCCCGCGGCACCCAAGGAGCCCTGA